The following are encoded in a window of Verrucomicrobiia bacterium genomic DNA:
- a CDS encoding type II toxin-antitoxin system VapC family toxin, with product MICCDTSFAAKLYVPEPESAAVRQRLETEDEVFLSELARPELMGVFHRRLREGKWTRADFLAAVHQFSLDDLGGFWTWLPLAGPIVAAAANTYVTLPETVFLRAADCLHLVTALHHNFAQIHTYDVHQTRAATALGIQAVMVG from the coding sequence ATGATTTGCTGCGACACTTCATTTGCCGCGAAACTTTACGTTCCCGAGCCGGAATCCGCCGCCGTGCGCCAGCGGCTCGAGACGGAGGATGAAGTGTTCCTGTCCGAACTGGCGCGGCCCGAGTTGATGGGCGTCTTCCATCGCCGGCTGCGGGAGGGAAAATGGACCCGGGCCGATTTCCTCGCCGCCGTTCACCAGTTCTCCCTCGACGACCTTGGCGGGTTCTGGACTTGGTTGCCGCTCGCGGGGCCGATTGTGGCGGCCGCGGCCAACACCTATGTCACTCTGCCGGAGACGGTTTTTCTGCGCGCGGCCGATTGCCTGCACCTCGTCACGGCCCTGCATCACAACTTTGCCCAAATCCACACCTACGACGTTCACCAGACCCGCGCCGCCACTGCGCTTGGCATCCAAGCGGTGATGGTTGGATAG